The following are from one region of the Rhipicephalus microplus isolate Deutch F79 chromosome 1, USDA_Rmic, whole genome shotgun sequence genome:
- the LOC142814487 gene encoding homeotic protein spalt-major-like: protein MTSVDDFLSKYNSYLLQLQSPSSAEGSAFLAAARADNTCPICLKTYSTKHSMRRHMLMHKPFNRRFQCDVCGKLFNWPGNLKTHLQTIHNMRVVDFKYRKYRFPLPSDMNSKS from the coding sequence ATGACGAGTGTGGACGACTTTCTCAGCAAGTACAACTCGTACCTCCTACAGCTGCAGTCGCCTTCCTCAGCCGAGGGCTCGGCATTCCTGGCGGCTGCCCGGGCCGACAATACGTGCCCCATCTGCCTGAAGACGTACTCAACCAAGCACAGCATGCGGCGCCACATGCTGATGCACAAGCCCTTCAACCGCCGATTTCAGTGTGATGTGTGTGGCAAGCTTTTCAACTGGCCGGGCAACTTGAAGACGCACTTGCAGACCATTCACAACATGCGCGTGGTGGACTTCAAGTACCGCAAGTATCGCTTCCCTCTTCCTTCTGACATGAACAGCAAGTCGTAA